From a single Eriocheir sinensis breed Jianghai 21 chromosome 18, ASM2467909v1, whole genome shotgun sequence genomic region:
- the LOC127000302 gene encoding vinculin-like isoform X6 (The sequence of the model RefSeq protein was modified relative to this genomic sequence to represent the inferred CDS: added 165 bases not found in genome assembly) codes for MPVFHTRTIEGILEPVAQQVSRLVILHEEAEDGNAMPDLEKPVMAVSKAVVNLVKVGRETINSSDDPILKQDMPAALHRVESAAKLLEEASSLLKADPYSQPARKKLIEGARGILQGTSALLLCFDESEVRKIIRECKKVLDYLAVAEVIETMEDLVQFVKDLSPCLTRVSRDVDARQQELTHQVHREILMRCLEGVKTLSPILICSMKIFIQIFHQGGKGIAEAAENRNYLTGRMTDEINEIIRVLQLTTYDEEEWDADNLTVMKKALNAIDGKAQAAHDWLQDPTALRGGIGEKSLRQILAQADRVADRSLPPDREAIRKLSGDISSMTDALCELRQDGKGTTPQGQSLARSIGEKLNELSGAISRAVNNVERSGVQQPAHTVAGRLEQAQRWLNNPSMDDKGLGQQAIGLIVEEGKKVASGLTGPAKTGILALCEEVDSLSQQLSEMCRRGQGDTPQAQAVARALSAKLKELKDKIQTAVVDRVVEDFVDITTPLKQFTDAALAPEGTPGREQNFENRANNLANFSNRAAKTALMVAAGSSGGNKKLTEALLSSAGQVESLTPQLVAAGRIRMTYPTNKAADEHFENLRRQYAESIQKVRDLADEATDSAAFIKASEDLIKRHTAACEASIKNHEPQAMVDNTSAIARLANRVLMVAKQEADNSEDPSFVAKVNAASDQVQVAVTPMVQNAKDVAMNPDDQRAISRWRQSNQALLSAVGEVRRAVMVYPDEPVIPPPPDMSSLSLNDLGPSNGHTLPGPPHPVVYSDLVSGEVGAGPSPCHDLDRPHSFQSPNAGLISAVPKWGRGEPSETHYDSYTDDELPTDPFPCYRDQAPPRPPLPGGDKAPPPRPPPPETDDEEETSMFNEAPQPNQPIMMAAHGLHQEVKQWSSRDNEIIAAAKKMALLMAQLSQLVRGEGGTKKDLIACAKSIAEASEEVTRLAKDLARECTDKRMRTNLLQVCERIPTIGTQLKILSTVKATMLGAQGSEEDQEATEMLVGNAQNLMQSVKETVRAAEAASIKIRTDAGIRLRWVHKPWYQY; via the exons GTGGGGCGGGAGACCATCAACAGCAGCGACGACCCCATCCTCAAGCAGGACATGCCGGCGGCGCTGCACCGCGTGGAGAGCGCCGCCAAGCTGCTGGAGGAGGCGTCGTCCCTGCTCAAGGCCGACCCCTACTCCCAGCCGGCCAG AAAGAAGCTGATTGAGGGAGCGCGAGGCATCCTGCAGGGGACGTCCGCCCTGCTGCTGTGCTTTGATGAGTCTGAAGTGAGGAAGATCATCCGCGAGTGCAAGAAGGTTTTGGACTACCTCGCTGTGGCTGAGGTTATAGAGACCATGGAGGACCTGGTGCAGTTTGTCAAAGACCTGTCCCCCTGCCTGACAAGG GTGTCCCGGGACGTGGACGCCCGCCAGCAGGAGCTGACCCACCAGGTGCACCGAGAGATCCTGATGCGCTGCCTGGAGGGGGTCAAGACTCTCTCCCCCATCCTCATCTGCTCCATGAAAATATTCATTCAGATTTTCCatcaaggagggaaaggaattgcAGAAGCTGCCGAAAACAGGAACTATTTGACAG GAAGGATGACGGACGAGATCAATGAGATCATCCGTGTGCTGCAGCTCACCACCTACGACGAGGAGGAATGGGACGCTGACAACCTCACCGTCATGAAGAAGGCGCTCAATGCCATCGATGGCAAGGCTCAGGCTGCCCATGACTGGCTCCAG GACCCCACAGCCCTCCGAGGCGGCATTGGAGAGAAGTCCCTGCGGCAGATCCTGGCCCAGGCGGACAGGGTGGCCGACAGGTCGCTGCCCCCAGACCGTGAGGCCATCAGGAAGCTCTCTGGGGACATCTCCTCCATGACAGACGCCTTGTGTGAGCTGCGGCAGGACGGGAAGGGAACCACACCACAG GGCCAGAGCCTCGCCCGCAGCATCGGGGAGAAGCTCAATGAGCTGAGTGGAGCCATCTCTCGTGCCGTGAACAATGTGGAGCGCAGTGGCGTGCAGCAGCCGGCACACACCGTTGCCGGGCGTCTGGAGCAGGCCCAGCGCTGGCTCAACAACCCCTCCATGGACGACAAGGGCTTGGGGCAGCAGGCCATTGGACTCATTGTGGAGGAGGGCAAGAAG GTTGCCTCTGGGTTGACTGGCCCGGCCAAGACTGGCATCCTGGCTCTCTGTGAGGAGGTGGACAGCCTCTCCCAGCAGCTGTCTGAGATGTGCAGGCGTGGCCAGGGAGACACGCCCCAGGCCCAGGCAGTTGCCAG AGCACTATCGGCTAAACTGAAGGAGCTGAAAGACAAGATCCAGACGGCCGTGGTGGACCGAGTTGTTGAAGACTTTGTGGACATCACGACGCCCCTCAAGCAGTTCACTGACGCCGCCCTTGCCCCTGAAG gTACCCCAGGCCGTGAACAGAACTTTGAAAACAGGGCCAACAACCTCGCCAACTTCAGCAACCGTGCTGCCAAGACAGCCCTCATGGTGGCCGCTGGAAGCTCTGGTGGCAACAAGAAGCTGACGGAGGCTCTGCTGTCATCTGCAGGACAG GTGGAGAGCCTCACGCCCCAACTCGTGGCTGCTGGACGCATCCGGATGACGTACCCGACCAACAAAGCAGCGGATGAGCACTTTGAAAACTTGCGCCGGCAGTATGCTGAGAGCATCCAGAAAGTGAGGGATTTGGCGGATGAAGCGACAGATTCTGCGGCGTTCATCAAAGCTTCAG AGGACCTGATCAAGAGGCACACGGCCGCCTGCGAGGCCTCCATCAAGAACCACGAGCCCCAGGCTATGGTGGACAACACAAGCGCCATCGCCCGCCTGGCCAACCGCGTGCTGATGGTGGCCAAGCAGGAGGCCGACAACTCCGAGGACCCGAGCTTCGTGGCCAAGGTCAACGCCGCCTCAGACCAGGTGCAAGTTG CCGTCACACCGATGGTACAGAACGCAAAGGACGTGGCCATGAACCCTGACGACCAGCGCGCCATCAGCAGGTGGCGGCAGTCCAACCAGGCT CTGCTGAGTGCCGTGGGTGAGGTGCGCCGCGCTGTGATGGTGTACCCAGACGAGCCGGTCATCCCGCCCCCGCCCGACATGTCCTCCCTCAGCCTCAATG ATCTTGGCCCGAGTAATGGACACACGCTGCCAGGCCCCCCCCATCCTGTTGTGTATTCAGATCTAG TTAGTGGGGAGGTTGGGGCAGGTCCGTCCCCCTGCCATGACTTGGACCGCCCCCACTCCTTCCAGTCTCCCAATGCGGGCTTAATATCAGCCGTGCCAAAGTGGGGCAGAG GAGAGCCATCTGAGACTCACTATGACAGCTACACAGACGATGAGCTGCCCACGGACCCTTTTCCCTGCTacagag ATCAGGCACCTCCCCGACCCCCCCTGCCTGGTGGGGATAAGGCACCCCCCCCACGCCCTCCCCCGCCAGAgactgacgacgaggaggagaccAGCATGTTCAACGAGGCACCGCAGCCCAACCAGCCCATCATG ATGGCTGCTCACGGCCTTCACCAAGAGGTCAAACAATGGTCGTCTCGAGACAATGAAATCATCGCTGCAGCAAAGAAGATGGCCCTGCTCATGGCACAGTTGTCACAGCTGGTGCGAGGGGAAGGTGGCACCAAGAAGGACCTGATCGCCTGTGCTAAGTCAATTGCCGAGGCCTCTGAGGAGGTGACCCGGCTAGCCAAGGACCTGGCCAGGGAGTGCACCGACAAGAGAATGAGAACG AACCTCTTGCAAGTGTGTGAGCGCATCCCCACCATCGGAACGCAGCTCAAGATTCTGTCCACCGTCAAGGCAACAATGCTTGGCGCCCAGG GCtcggaggaggatcaggaggcaACGGAGATGCTGGTGGGTAATGCCCAGAACCTGATGCAGTCCGTGAAGGAGACGGTGCGCGCTGCCGAGGCCGCCTCCATCAAGATCCGCACCGACGCTGGCATAAGGTTGCGCTGGGTCCATAAGCCCTGGTACCAGTATTAA
- the LOC127000302 gene encoding vinculin-like isoform X1 (The sequence of the model RefSeq protein was modified relative to this genomic sequence to represent the inferred CDS: added 165 bases not found in genome assembly), translated as MPVFHTRTIEGILEPVAQQVSRLVILHEEAEDGNAMPDLEKPVMAVSKAVVNLVKVGRETINSSDDPILKQDMPAALHRVESAAKLLEEASSLLKADPYSQPARKKLIEGARGILQGTSALLLCFDESEVRKIIRECKKVLDYLAVAEVIETMEDLVQFVKDLSPCLTRVSRDVDARQQELTHQVHREILMRCLEGVKTLSPILICSMKIFIQIFHQGGKGIAEAAENRNYLTGRMTDEINEIIRVLQLTTYDEEEWDADNLTVMKKALNAIDGKAQAAHDWLQDPTALRGGIGEKSLRQILAQADRVADRSLPPDREAIRKLSGDISSMTDALCELRQDGKGTTPQGQSLARSIGEKLNELSGAISRAVNNVERSGVQQPAHTVAGRLEQAQRWLNNPSMDDKGLGQQAIGLIVEEGKKVASGLTGPAKTGILALCEEVDSLSQQLSEMCRRGQGDTPQAQAVARALSAKLKELKDKIQTAVVDRVVEDFVDITTPLKQFTDAALAPEGTPGREQNFENRANNLANFSNRAAKTALMVAAGSSGGNKKLTEALLSSAGQVESLTPQLVAAGRIRMTYPTNKAADEHFENLRRQYAESIQKVRDLADEATDSAAFIKASEDLIKRHTAACEASIKNHEPQAMVDNTSAIARLANRVLMVAKQEADNSEDPSFVAKVNAASDQVQVAVTPMVQNAKDVAMNPDDQRAISRWRQSNQAVLQPGVALEHTQKGRQPVMSLLSAVGEVRRAVMVYPDEPVIPPPPDMSSLSLNAAPPRPPAPPQIDLDDDIFKVDFMKIFGEPERALTPSQYQGIHLPERDLGPSNGHTLPGPPHPVVYSDLVSGEVGAGPSPCHDLDRPHSFQSPNAGLISAVPKWGRGEPSETHYDSYTDDELPTDPFPCYRDQAPPRPPLPGGDKAPPPRPPPPETDDEEETSMFNEAPQPNQPIMMAAHGLHQEVKQWSSRDNEIIAAAKKMALLMAQLSQLVRGEGGTKKDLIACAKSIAEASEEVTRLAKDLARECTDKRMRTNLLQVCERIPTIGTQLKILSTVKATMLGAQEILIGSSSEEDQEATEMLVGNAQNLMQSVKETVRAAEAASIKIRTDAGIRLRWVHKPWYQY; from the exons GTGGGGCGGGAGACCATCAACAGCAGCGACGACCCCATCCTCAAGCAGGACATGCCGGCGGCGCTGCACCGCGTGGAGAGCGCCGCCAAGCTGCTGGAGGAGGCGTCGTCCCTGCTCAAGGCCGACCCCTACTCCCAGCCGGCCAG AAAGAAGCTGATTGAGGGAGCGCGAGGCATCCTGCAGGGGACGTCCGCCCTGCTGCTGTGCTTTGATGAGTCTGAAGTGAGGAAGATCATCCGCGAGTGCAAGAAGGTTTTGGACTACCTCGCTGTGGCTGAGGTTATAGAGACCATGGAGGACCTGGTGCAGTTTGTCAAAGACCTGTCCCCCTGCCTGACAAGG GTGTCCCGGGACGTGGACGCCCGCCAGCAGGAGCTGACCCACCAGGTGCACCGAGAGATCCTGATGCGCTGCCTGGAGGGGGTCAAGACTCTCTCCCCCATCCTCATCTGCTCCATGAAAATATTCATTCAGATTTTCCatcaaggagggaaaggaattgcAGAAGCTGCCGAAAACAGGAACTATTTGACAG GAAGGATGACGGACGAGATCAATGAGATCATCCGTGTGCTGCAGCTCACCACCTACGACGAGGAGGAATGGGACGCTGACAACCTCACCGTCATGAAGAAGGCGCTCAATGCCATCGATGGCAAGGCTCAGGCTGCCCATGACTGGCTCCAG GACCCCACAGCCCTCCGAGGCGGCATTGGAGAGAAGTCCCTGCGGCAGATCCTGGCCCAGGCGGACAGGGTGGCCGACAGGTCGCTGCCCCCAGACCGTGAGGCCATCAGGAAGCTCTCTGGGGACATCTCCTCCATGACAGACGCCTTGTGTGAGCTGCGGCAGGACGGGAAGGGAACCACACCACAG GGCCAGAGCCTCGCCCGCAGCATCGGGGAGAAGCTCAATGAGCTGAGTGGAGCCATCTCTCGTGCCGTGAACAATGTGGAGCGCAGTGGCGTGCAGCAGCCGGCACACACCGTTGCCGGGCGTCTGGAGCAGGCCCAGCGCTGGCTCAACAACCCCTCCATGGACGACAAGGGCTTGGGGCAGCAGGCCATTGGACTCATTGTGGAGGAGGGCAAGAAG GTTGCCTCTGGGTTGACTGGCCCGGCCAAGACTGGCATCCTGGCTCTCTGTGAGGAGGTGGACAGCCTCTCCCAGCAGCTGTCTGAGATGTGCAGGCGTGGCCAGGGAGACACGCCCCAGGCCCAGGCAGTTGCCAG AGCACTATCGGCTAAACTGAAGGAGCTGAAAGACAAGATCCAGACGGCCGTGGTGGACCGAGTTGTTGAAGACTTTGTGGACATCACGACGCCCCTCAAGCAGTTCACTGACGCCGCCCTTGCCCCTGAAG gTACCCCAGGCCGTGAACAGAACTTTGAAAACAGGGCCAACAACCTCGCCAACTTCAGCAACCGTGCTGCCAAGACAGCCCTCATGGTGGCCGCTGGAAGCTCTGGTGGCAACAAGAAGCTGACGGAGGCTCTGCTGTCATCTGCAGGACAG GTGGAGAGCCTCACGCCCCAACTCGTGGCTGCTGGACGCATCCGGATGACGTACCCGACCAACAAAGCAGCGGATGAGCACTTTGAAAACTTGCGCCGGCAGTATGCTGAGAGCATCCAGAAAGTGAGGGATTTGGCGGATGAAGCGACAGATTCTGCGGCGTTCATCAAAGCTTCAG AGGACCTGATCAAGAGGCACACGGCCGCCTGCGAGGCCTCCATCAAGAACCACGAGCCCCAGGCTATGGTGGACAACACAAGCGCCATCGCCCGCCTGGCCAACCGCGTGCTGATGGTGGCCAAGCAGGAGGCCGACAACTCCGAGGACCCGAGCTTCGTGGCCAAGGTCAACGCCGCCTCAGACCAGGTGCAAGTTG CCGTCACACCGATGGTACAGAACGCAAAGGACGTGGCCATGAACCCTGACGACCAGCGCGCCATCAGCAGGTGGCGGCAGTCCAACCAGGCT GTTCTTCAGCCAGGTGTTGCCTTAGAACACACACAGAAAGGCCGCCAACCTGTAATGTCA CTGCTGAGTGCCGTGGGTGAGGTGCGCCGCGCTGTGATGGTGTACCCAGACGAGCCGGTCATCCCGCCCCCGCCCGACATGTCCTCCCTCAGCCTCAATG CAGCTCCCCCTCGGCCACCAGCTCCTCCCCAAATCGACCTTGATGATGACATTTTTAAAGTGGACTTTATGAAAATCTTTGGGGAGCCCGAGAGAGCCCTGACCCCCTCGCAGTACCAGGGCATCCACTTGCCCGAGAGAG ATCTTGGCCCGAGTAATGGACACACGCTGCCAGGCCCCCCCCATCCTGTTGTGTATTCAGATCTAG TTAGTGGGGAGGTTGGGGCAGGTCCGTCCCCCTGCCATGACTTGGACCGCCCCCACTCCTTCCAGTCTCCCAATGCGGGCTTAATATCAGCCGTGCCAAAGTGGGGCAGAG GAGAGCCATCTGAGACTCACTATGACAGCTACACAGACGATGAGCTGCCCACGGACCCTTTTCCCTGCTacagag ATCAGGCACCTCCCCGACCCCCCCTGCCTGGTGGGGATAAGGCACCCCCCCCACGCCCTCCCCCGCCAGAgactgacgacgaggaggagaccAGCATGTTCAACGAGGCACCGCAGCCCAACCAGCCCATCATG ATGGCTGCTCACGGCCTTCACCAAGAGGTCAAACAATGGTCGTCTCGAGACAATGAAATCATCGCTGCAGCAAAGAAGATGGCCCTGCTCATGGCACAGTTGTCACAGCTGGTGCGAGGGGAAGGTGGCACCAAGAAGGACCTGATCGCCTGTGCTAAGTCAATTGCCGAGGCCTCTGAGGAGGTGACCCGGCTAGCCAAGGACCTGGCCAGGGAGTGCACCGACAAGAGAATGAGAACG AACCTCTTGCAAGTGTGTGAGCGCATCCCCACCATCGGAACGCAGCTCAAGATTCTGTCCACCGTCAAGGCAACAATGCTTGGCGCCCAGG AGATCCTGATTGGGTCCA GCtcggaggaggatcaggaggcaACGGAGATGCTGGTGGGTAATGCCCAGAACCTGATGCAGTCCGTGAAGGAGACGGTGCGCGCTGCCGAGGCCGCCTCCATCAAGATCCGCACCGACGCTGGCATAAGGTTGCGCTGGGTCCATAAGCCCTGGTACCAGTATTAA
- the LOC127000302 gene encoding vinculin-like isoform X3 (The sequence of the model RefSeq protein was modified relative to this genomic sequence to represent the inferred CDS: added 165 bases not found in genome assembly) translates to MPVFHTRTIEGILEPVAQQVSRLVILHEEAEDGNAMPDLEKPVMAVSKAVVNLVKVGRETINSSDDPILKQDMPAALHRVESAAKLLEEASSLLKADPYSQPARKKLIEGARGILQGTSALLLCFDESEVRKIIRECKKVLDYLAVAEVIETMEDLVQFVKDLSPCLTRVSRDVDARQQELTHQVHREILMRCLEGVKTLSPILICSMKIFIQIFHQGGKGIAEAAENRNYLTGRMTDEINEIIRVLQLTTYDEEEWDADNLTVMKKALNAIDGKAQAAHDWLQDPTALRGGIGEKSLRQILAQADRVADRSLPPDREAIRKLSGDISSMTDALCELRQDGKGTTPQGQSLARSIGEKLNELSGAISRAVNNVERSGVQQPAHTVAGRLEQAQRWLNNPSMDDKGLGQQAIGLIVEEGKKVASGLTGPAKTGILALCEEVDSLSQQLSEMCRRGQGDTPQAQAVARALSAKLKELKDKIQTAVVDRVVEDFVDITTPLKQFTDAALAPEGTPGREQNFENRANNLANFSNRAAKTALMVAAGSSGGNKKLTEALLSSAGQVESLTPQLVAAGRIRMTYPTNKAADEHFENLRRQYAESIQKVRDLADEATDSAAFIKASEDLIKRHTAACEASIKNHEPQAMVDNTSAIARLANRVLMVAKQEADNSEDPSFVAKVNAASDQVQVAVTPMVQNAKDVAMNPDDQRAISRWRQSNQAVLQPGVALEHTQKGRQPVMSLLSAVGEVRRAVMVYPDEPVIPPPPDMSSLSLNDLGPSNGHTLPGPPHPVVYSDLVSGEVGAGPSPCHDLDRPHSFQSPNAGLISAVPKWGRGEPSETHYDSYTDDELPTDPFPCYRDQAPPRPPLPGGDKAPPPRPPPPETDDEEETSMFNEAPQPNQPIMMAAHGLHQEVKQWSSRDNEIIAAAKKMALLMAQLSQLVRGEGGTKKDLIACAKSIAEASEEVTRLAKDLARECTDKRMRTNLLQVCERIPTIGTQLKILSTVKATMLGAQEILIGSSSEEDQEATEMLVGNAQNLMQSVKETVRAAEAASIKIRTDAGIRLRWVHKPWYQY, encoded by the exons GTGGGGCGGGAGACCATCAACAGCAGCGACGACCCCATCCTCAAGCAGGACATGCCGGCGGCGCTGCACCGCGTGGAGAGCGCCGCCAAGCTGCTGGAGGAGGCGTCGTCCCTGCTCAAGGCCGACCCCTACTCCCAGCCGGCCAG AAAGAAGCTGATTGAGGGAGCGCGAGGCATCCTGCAGGGGACGTCCGCCCTGCTGCTGTGCTTTGATGAGTCTGAAGTGAGGAAGATCATCCGCGAGTGCAAGAAGGTTTTGGACTACCTCGCTGTGGCTGAGGTTATAGAGACCATGGAGGACCTGGTGCAGTTTGTCAAAGACCTGTCCCCCTGCCTGACAAGG GTGTCCCGGGACGTGGACGCCCGCCAGCAGGAGCTGACCCACCAGGTGCACCGAGAGATCCTGATGCGCTGCCTGGAGGGGGTCAAGACTCTCTCCCCCATCCTCATCTGCTCCATGAAAATATTCATTCAGATTTTCCatcaaggagggaaaggaattgcAGAAGCTGCCGAAAACAGGAACTATTTGACAG GAAGGATGACGGACGAGATCAATGAGATCATCCGTGTGCTGCAGCTCACCACCTACGACGAGGAGGAATGGGACGCTGACAACCTCACCGTCATGAAGAAGGCGCTCAATGCCATCGATGGCAAGGCTCAGGCTGCCCATGACTGGCTCCAG GACCCCACAGCCCTCCGAGGCGGCATTGGAGAGAAGTCCCTGCGGCAGATCCTGGCCCAGGCGGACAGGGTGGCCGACAGGTCGCTGCCCCCAGACCGTGAGGCCATCAGGAAGCTCTCTGGGGACATCTCCTCCATGACAGACGCCTTGTGTGAGCTGCGGCAGGACGGGAAGGGAACCACACCACAG GGCCAGAGCCTCGCCCGCAGCATCGGGGAGAAGCTCAATGAGCTGAGTGGAGCCATCTCTCGTGCCGTGAACAATGTGGAGCGCAGTGGCGTGCAGCAGCCGGCACACACCGTTGCCGGGCGTCTGGAGCAGGCCCAGCGCTGGCTCAACAACCCCTCCATGGACGACAAGGGCTTGGGGCAGCAGGCCATTGGACTCATTGTGGAGGAGGGCAAGAAG GTTGCCTCTGGGTTGACTGGCCCGGCCAAGACTGGCATCCTGGCTCTCTGTGAGGAGGTGGACAGCCTCTCCCAGCAGCTGTCTGAGATGTGCAGGCGTGGCCAGGGAGACACGCCCCAGGCCCAGGCAGTTGCCAG AGCACTATCGGCTAAACTGAAGGAGCTGAAAGACAAGATCCAGACGGCCGTGGTGGACCGAGTTGTTGAAGACTTTGTGGACATCACGACGCCCCTCAAGCAGTTCACTGACGCCGCCCTTGCCCCTGAAG gTACCCCAGGCCGTGAACAGAACTTTGAAAACAGGGCCAACAACCTCGCCAACTTCAGCAACCGTGCTGCCAAGACAGCCCTCATGGTGGCCGCTGGAAGCTCTGGTGGCAACAAGAAGCTGACGGAGGCTCTGCTGTCATCTGCAGGACAG GTGGAGAGCCTCACGCCCCAACTCGTGGCTGCTGGACGCATCCGGATGACGTACCCGACCAACAAAGCAGCGGATGAGCACTTTGAAAACTTGCGCCGGCAGTATGCTGAGAGCATCCAGAAAGTGAGGGATTTGGCGGATGAAGCGACAGATTCTGCGGCGTTCATCAAAGCTTCAG AGGACCTGATCAAGAGGCACACGGCCGCCTGCGAGGCCTCCATCAAGAACCACGAGCCCCAGGCTATGGTGGACAACACAAGCGCCATCGCCCGCCTGGCCAACCGCGTGCTGATGGTGGCCAAGCAGGAGGCCGACAACTCCGAGGACCCGAGCTTCGTGGCCAAGGTCAACGCCGCCTCAGACCAGGTGCAAGTTG CCGTCACACCGATGGTACAGAACGCAAAGGACGTGGCCATGAACCCTGACGACCAGCGCGCCATCAGCAGGTGGCGGCAGTCCAACCAGGCT GTTCTTCAGCCAGGTGTTGCCTTAGAACACACACAGAAAGGCCGCCAACCTGTAATGTCA CTGCTGAGTGCCGTGGGTGAGGTGCGCCGCGCTGTGATGGTGTACCCAGACGAGCCGGTCATCCCGCCCCCGCCCGACATGTCCTCCCTCAGCCTCAATG ATCTTGGCCCGAGTAATGGACACACGCTGCCAGGCCCCCCCCATCCTGTTGTGTATTCAGATCTAG TTAGTGGGGAGGTTGGGGCAGGTCCGTCCCCCTGCCATGACTTGGACCGCCCCCACTCCTTCCAGTCTCCCAATGCGGGCTTAATATCAGCCGTGCCAAAGTGGGGCAGAG GAGAGCCATCTGAGACTCACTATGACAGCTACACAGACGATGAGCTGCCCACGGACCCTTTTCCCTGCTacagag ATCAGGCACCTCCCCGACCCCCCCTGCCTGGTGGGGATAAGGCACCCCCCCCACGCCCTCCCCCGCCAGAgactgacgacgaggaggagaccAGCATGTTCAACGAGGCACCGCAGCCCAACCAGCCCATCATG ATGGCTGCTCACGGCCTTCACCAAGAGGTCAAACAATGGTCGTCTCGAGACAATGAAATCATCGCTGCAGCAAAGAAGATGGCCCTGCTCATGGCACAGTTGTCACAGCTGGTGCGAGGGGAAGGTGGCACCAAGAAGGACCTGATCGCCTGTGCTAAGTCAATTGCCGAGGCCTCTGAGGAGGTGACCCGGCTAGCCAAGGACCTGGCCAGGGAGTGCACCGACAAGAGAATGAGAACG AACCTCTTGCAAGTGTGTGAGCGCATCCCCACCATCGGAACGCAGCTCAAGATTCTGTCCACCGTCAAGGCAACAATGCTTGGCGCCCAGG AGATCCTGATTGGGTCCA GCtcggaggaggatcaggaggcaACGGAGATGCTGGTGGGTAATGCCCAGAACCTGATGCAGTCCGTGAAGGAGACGGTGCGCGCTGCCGAGGCCGCCTCCATCAAGATCCGCACCGACGCTGGCATAAGGTTGCGCTGGGTCCATAAGCCCTGGTACCAGTATTAA